Part of the Aurantiacibacter aquimixticola genome, CGACCGGCGCTGAAGGAATAACGGGCCAGATCGTGCATTTTGCCTCCATAGCGGACCTGCGCGATGCTCCGGAAAGCGAAGTCGCCGGCAAGATCGTCTATATCGGCAATGCGATGCGCGCCACGCAGGATGGATCACATTACGGATATTTCGGATCGCCGCGGCGGCAAGGGCCCGGCATCGCCGCGCAGAAGGGCGCAGCGGCCATCGTGATTCGCTCGATCGGCACCGATAACGACCGGCAGCCGCATACCGGCGCGACAAGCTGGCCCGATGGCGTCGACCCGATCCCGGCCGCCGCGCTCAGCAATCCCGATGCCGACCAGCTCGAACGCATGCTGCGCCGCTCGGACGAGCCCATCGCGATGGAGCTGGTGCTGACGCCGCGCTTCCTGGGCGAAGTGATGAGCGCGAACGTAACGGCGGAGATCGTCGGGCGCGATCCTTCCCTGCCGCCCGTGCTGCTGGCCTGCCATCTCGACAGTTGGGACAATTCACCCGGCGCCGTGGACGATGCCTCCGGCTGCGCCATCGCAGCGACCGCCGCCCTTCGCGTGGCGGAGCGTGGCCAGCCTCTGCGCACGATCCGCGTGCTGTTCGCCGGGGCAGAGGAAACGGGCCTGTGGGGCAGCAGCGCCTATTCCGCTGCGCATACGAATGAGGAAATGGGTGTGGGTCTGGAAAGCGATTTCGGCGCCGGACCGATCTGGCGGCTGGAAACGAATTTCTCGCAATCCAATCCAGCTTTGTTCGAACGGCTGACCGAAGCCACGGCACCCTACGGCGTCGTGCCTGCGCCCAATATCGTCGCGCGCGGCGGTGCGGACCTCAACATCATGCGCGATCAGGGTGGGCCGATCATCGATCTTCAGCAGGATGGCAGCCGCTATTTCGACCTGCATCACACCGAGAACGACACGCTCGACAAGGTTTCTCCGCTCGACCTGGCGCAGAATGTCGCGGTGTGGACCGCCGTGACGCAGGTGCTGGCGAACGAGGCAGGCTCGATAGCGGGCGGAGGGATAGTCGCGGGCGAATGAGCGCGCTTGCAGCCTCGTCCCTAGCGCTCTAGGGGCTGCAACCGCACGAATGGTCGACACGGGCCTGTAGCTCAGCGGTTAGAGCTGGCCGCTCATAACGGCTAGGTCGCGGGTTCGAATCCTGCCGGGCCCACCAGCCCTTCGTGCAAGAGACCGCTTCGGCGGTACCCCGGTCGGGGAGTGGCGCAGCCTGGTAGCGCATCTGCTTTGGGAGCAGAGGGTCGCAGGTTCGAATCCTGTCTCCCCGACCAATTCATCTGGAACCACGACGCGTTCATCGGCTCGCTAGCGCGTCTTGCGCACGCTTTCCCGCTCGACCAGCTGCACCGGCACGCGCCGGGTCTTTGCCGCGTCACTTTCGCCCAGAGCAGCTTCTGCGAGCAGTACGCCCGCCTGGCGGAAATCGGGCTCGACGGTGGTGAGCGGGGGGTTGGAGTACGCGCCGCTGCCAAGTCCGTCGAAACCGATGACGCCGACCTCGTCCGGCACTCCGACGCCGCGTTCGTGCAGCAATTCGAGCACCCCTAGCGCCATCGCATCGCAGGAGCAGAATATGCCATCGAAGCGGCGACCGCTGTCAATCAGCGCAGCAGCGGACAGGCGACCCTGCTCCACCCGGGTTTTGCCTTCGACCCAGACTGGCGGTCCATGCTCAAGCTCGTTGGCGCCCATGACATCGCAATAGCTGTCGTAACGCTCGCGAAACTGGTTCTGGATCTCGCGCGTATCGCCGATGAATGCGATCTGGCGGTGCCCGCCAGCCAAGAGGCGCTCGACCGCCAGCCGCGCGCCCTGGCGATTGTCCGAGTCGACGCGAGGGTGATCGACGAAGGGCGAACCCCAGCTTGCGACATCAGCGCGGCCCAGCATGGCGTGGTGGTAATCCCAGGCCGCGTCGTTCGTGCTCGTGCCGAGCAGCACCACTCCATCGGCCTGCCGCGTCTCGACATAGTCGCCGTCGAAATGTCCGGCTTCGGACTGGAAGGAGACGAGCGCCTGATATCCCATGTCCGATGCCGCGGCGCAGGTGCTGCCGAGCAGGTTGTAATGAAACGGATTGATCTCGGTCGCACCCATGCCCGGCCGGGTGATCACGACGATGGCGATCGTGCGCGTCTTGCCGCTGCGCAGGCGTGCGGCGCGGGCATCGACGCGGTAGCCCAGCGCATCGGCGGCTTCGCGCACCCGCTCCCGCGTCTGCTCCGTGATCGAGGGATCGCCCGACAAAGCGCGGCTTACGGTGGACTGGTTGACCCCGGCGCGCTCGGCGACTTCGAAACTGGTGACGCGCGGCTTGGCGGCAGACTGGCTCATGCGCCGCACTCTAGCGCCACGGCAGCCTTCGTCCATATCGCATGCGTCAGCGCTCCACCGTGCGCATCACGTCCTTGATGCTGGAAGGCTTGACGCCGCGCTGCTCGAGATAGGCAAAGATGCGCCGCCACCATTGGTAAAGCTCGTCCAGATCGTCCTCGGATCGGACATAGGGCGTGTCGCCGGGCCGCAGCGACGGGCTGTGAAAAGAGAAGACCAGTAGCGGCAATCCATCGTCGAGCGCGATGTCGATACCGCGGATCGCTTCATCCACGCTGGTGCCTTCCGGAGTGAGGGGCACCCGCTCCAGCAGGCCGAGCCGCGACAGCATCCCGCGCAGTGCGGGTGCCCGCCACAATCGGGGATAGATCGCATCGCCCTGTCGGCGCAGCATGCCCCAATAGGCGGTCGTCAGCGGCAGTTCGAGCAGGCTGCGCTCGTCGTCGACCCAGTAGGGATGCGCGGGATGGTTGCGATAATCGGGGCCACCTGCGTGGGAGTAGTCGAATTTGGGCCGCACAGAAGTGTCGAGCGCGAAGCCCGCGTCGGAGAGGATCTGCGCGGTATGCGCGCCTGCGCCGTATCGCCCGGCGCGATAGATAAGCGGCGCGACGCCGAAGCGACTTTCTATGATGTCGCGCAACGTGTCGATCTTTGCCGTTTCCAGCCGAGGGGGCAGGTTTCCGGCGAAGGAATTGGCCTGCGTCACCTCCTCTTCATGTGGCGGATTGACCCATGGATGCAGCTGAAGGCCGATTTCCGCCATGCCGTTTTCCAACGGTTCGCGAAGAATGTCGGCGGCGACGGCGGAATTGGCGATCGGCCAGTCGACCAAGTAGATGGGAACGACTTTTTCGGCCTCGCAAAATTCCTGGAAATTGGCGAGACGACGGACATGCTGTGTGCCGTGCGTGTCGCGGCTCAGCGGGCTGTCCCAGTCGAATTCCTCCTCGGTATCGACAGTCAGCAGGAAGCGCGGGATGCGATCGCGAAAGCGAGCAAAGGCACTTGCCGGAGGCGGGTCGAGAAGACTGCGCATCGCCACGATGTCTCTCCAGCTTGCGCGCGGATAATCCTATCCGCTCGCTCGTCCCGTTTCTGCGCTAGGATCGTCTGCCGACCCGGTCAAGGCAGGCAAGACGAGTGTCACACGGTGATCGTCGCATGTCAGCGATCCGCCAGCGGCGCGCGCTTCCGCCTGGGCGAGGCGGAAAGAGAAACTCGGCCCGAAAATGCCTGCACTCACAGCGCGCCTGCGCGCATTGGATGTGGTGTCCGGGCGGCCATTTTCGGCAAGGGCGCGCGGCACATCCATCTGCAATTCTACCTTCGCCCCATCGGAGCGCAGGCTCAGCGCGATCTGTTCTCCCGGCGCCAGCGCGCCCGCGGCGGTGGCCAGCAAGCGCCAGCACAGGGCAAGCGCTTCTCCGCGATCCAGCGCCACGGTGAAATCGCCATCGCTCACATCGAGTGCGAAACCGGCATTGCGGGGTCGCAGAACGCCTTGGAGGCGTTGCGTTGTTTCGGTGATGGTGGCCCGCAGGTCTGTGCGGCCTTCGTCCAGCGCGACGACAGCGTTTTCCAGTTTCACCAGCCGATCCACCTCATCGAACCCGGCCAGAAGCTTGGCGGAATCGACCGATATCGCGGCGGCATGAGCGCGATATTCGTGAGGTGCCGTCCCGAAGAGTTGCTGCTGTATGATCTCCGCGAAACCCTGAATCGCGTTCACCGGCGTGCGCAATTCGTGCAGGACCTGGCGCATCTGATCGCCTTGCGACTCGCCCGTGTCGGATTTCTCCGGTGCGCGCGTCAGCCTGCCGCGATAGCCTAGAAAGCCGCCGGTCTGTCGATGGAACAGCGGTGCTGCCTCGATCAACCAGCCGCCGGAAATCTGCGGAGCGGCGTCGATTGCAACCTCTTCTGCGTTCAGCGGCCCGCGTCGCAGCGCTGCGGCGATGGTTGCAGGCGCGAGCGTTGCAAGCGTGCCGCCGCTCGGGGGCAACAGCGCCATGCCGACCATCATGGGTGCTGCCTTGCCGCCGGACCAGATGACGGTTCCGCCGGGGTCGGTGGCGAAGTCGATCGCGGTCAGCGGTGCGCTTTCCTCCCTGTCGCCGAGCGGCAGTCGCGGCGCGCGCGGCTGACTGCGACGAGTCTCGGTAAACGCCTCGATCCGCTGGCGAAGGGCGCCGATCCCGGCGGCCGGCGATCCGTCGGCTCGA contains:
- a CDS encoding polysaccharide deacetylase family protein; the protein is MRSLLDPPPASAFARFRDRIPRFLLTVDTEEEFDWDSPLSRDTHGTQHVRRLANFQEFCEAEKVVPIYLVDWPIANSAVAADILREPLENGMAEIGLQLHPWVNPPHEEEVTQANSFAGNLPPRLETAKIDTLRDIIESRFGVAPLIYRAGRYGAGAHTAQILSDAGFALDTSVRPKFDYSHAGGPDYRNHPAHPYWVDDERSLLELPLTTAYWGMLRRQGDAIYPRLWRAPALRGMLSRLGLLERVPLTPEGTSVDEAIRGIDIALDDGLPLLVFSFHSPSLRPGDTPYVRSEDDLDELYQWWRRIFAYLEQRGVKPSSIKDVMRTVER
- a CDS encoding M28 family peptidase produces the protein MKTSLLALAALSLAIPTTAAAQRYDSRYGLEPGAHDEIAWDFLEGLTTEIGPRLAGTPDEARARAWAIEWLRAHNFQNIVEEPFPIDGWVRGEERARIVAPFPQDMVLTALGFSDATGAEGITGQIVHFASIADLRDAPESEVAGKIVYIGNAMRATQDGSHYGYFGSPRRQGPGIAAQKGAAAIVIRSIGTDNDRQPHTGATSWPDGVDPIPAAALSNPDADQLERMLRRSDEPIAMELVLTPRFLGEVMSANVTAEIVGRDPSLPPVLLACHLDSWDNSPGAVDDASGCAIAATAALRVAERGQPLRTIRVLFAGAEETGLWGSSAYSAAHTNEEMGVGLESDFGAGPIWRLETNFSQSNPALFERLTEATAPYGVVPAPNIVARGGADLNIMRDQGGPIIDLQQDGSRYFDLHHTENDTLDKVSPLDLAQNVAVWTAVTQVLANEAGSIAGGGIVAGE
- a CDS encoding LacI family DNA-binding transcriptional regulator, with amino-acid sequence MSQSAAKPRVTSFEVAERAGVNQSTVSRALSGDPSITEQTRERVREAADALGYRVDARAARLRSGKTRTIAIVVITRPGMGATEINPFHYNLLGSTCAAASDMGYQALVSFQSEAGHFDGDYVETRQADGVVLLGTSTNDAAWDYHHAMLGRADVASWGSPFVDHPRVDSDNRQGARLAVERLLAGGHRQIAFIGDTREIQNQFRERYDSYCDVMGANELEHGPPVWVEGKTRVEQGRLSAAALIDSGRRFDGIFCSCDAMALGVLELLHERGVGVPDEVGVIGFDGLGSGAYSNPPLTTVEPDFRQAGVLLAEAALGESDAAKTRRVPVQLVERESVRKTR
- a CDS encoding sensor histidine kinase; the encoded protein is MQFDDRLATVLRNRADGELAARTQFRQLLDLLGTAQDSADSELRNAAYARLSELAETLPQEEQARILREPGIRLRRPRLVRLLAAGDAKTAASAMATARLTDEQWLALIPDLPVTARGFLRHRRDLSDDVKALLKRLGVHDLALPEPVQAAAERARGDRADGSPAAGIGALRQRIEAFTETRRSQPRAPRLPLGDREESAPLTAIDFATDPGGTVIWSGGKAAPMMVGMALLPPSGGTLATLAPATIAAALRRGPLNAEEVAIDAAPQISGGWLIEAAPLFHRQTGGFLGYRGRLTRAPEKSDTGESQGDQMRQVLHELRTPVNAIQGFAEIIQQQLFGTAPHEYRAHAAAISVDSAKLLAGFDEVDRLVKLENAVVALDEGRTDLRATITETTQRLQGVLRPRNAGFALDVSDGDFTVALDRGEALALCWRLLATAAGALAPGEQIALSLRSDGAKVELQMDVPRALAENGRPDTTSNARRRAVSAGIFGPSFSFRLAQAEARAAGGSLTCDDHRVTLVLPALTGSADDPSAETGRASG